From the Halodesulfovibrio sp. genome, one window contains:
- a CDS encoding histidinol phosphate phosphatase domain-containing protein: MIDLHVHTTLSSGEQTPAAAMRFAKAAGYRAIAFTDHADATNMQHILESMLPMIRTYSLYSGIDLYAGIELTHVPPQLIPDTITEARSMGAQLVCVHGQTIADIVDEGTNLAAIEGGADYLAHPGLITEQEALLAAEKKVYLEVTARPEHALTNGHLVKVAELTGAPLILNNGGYRGYDFINKDRRRAIALGAGMSKDQYQQTENNSRMIVSKMMML; this comes from the coding sequence ATGATTGATCTTCACGTTCACACTACGCTCAGCTCCGGCGAGCAGACACCCGCAGCGGCAATGCGCTTTGCAAAGGCTGCGGGTTACCGTGCAATTGCATTCACAGACCATGCAGATGCAACCAATATGCAACATATCTTAGAAAGCATGTTGCCGATGATACGCACCTACTCTTTATACTCCGGTATTGATTTGTACGCAGGAATTGAGCTTACCCATGTTCCTCCCCAGCTTATTCCCGATACAATTACCGAAGCGCGGAGCATGGGCGCACAACTCGTTTGTGTTCACGGACAAACCATTGCAGATATTGTTGATGAAGGAACAAACCTTGCCGCCATTGAAGGCGGTGCAGACTACCTTGCGCACCCCGGGCTTATTACAGAACAGGAAGCATTGCTTGCCGCAGAAAAAAAAGTGTATCTTGAAGTAACCGCCCGACCAGAGCATGCTTTGACAAACGGTCACCTTGTTAAGGTTGCGGAACTTACAGGCGCTCCGCTTATTTTAAATAACGGGGGGTACCGAGGGTATGACTTTATCAACAAAGATAGACGCCGCGCCATTGCTCTTGGTGCTGGCATGTCTAAAGATCAATATCAGCAAACAGAAAACAATTCCCGCATGATCGTTTCAAAAATGATGATGCTCTAA